GGTcattggaagggaaggagagagacatggAAATGCTGTTCCACTCAGCCTCATTGgccccagaaaagtggagtgtgACATGGGAAAGGAGCAGATGTGGGAAGACCACACCAAGGCAGTCGGGTTTTCCTGGAATTGGGAAAGGACTCAGACCGGAGGAACATAGTGAAGGGCAGAGATTTAAGTAAGGTCAAGGTCAGAACTCCCCCCACTAGGTGAAACCTGGCAGGAGAATGCAGTGACTCAATAATGACTGGCTAAATTGAGAAAACAGTCTAATGTTTGGGGCTCTCCTTAGGGTCATGAGCGAGGGAAGGATGAAAAGCCACAAAAGGGAATAGAGGGGTGCTCCTAGGGAGCAGGTGGGCGATCCTTGGTGGCTccaccccattccctttcccaagATCGTTCTCTTGGAAATTCTACAGGAATACAGACCTAGGGGAGTGCATGGGGCAACgtcgccccctggtggccatTTGCATAACCCCAGGGCACCTCCCACTCACCTAGCAAACCCCTAGCGCCGGTCCTCCTAACCAACCCCACCCAAGAACTTCCATCCACACGGGTTCCCCTTAGAACGTTTCCCTCCATCCTGAACCCATCACTCACCTTGCCAAACCCACCCCAGGCAAGGTCATTAGATCCAGTGCAGCTGCAGATTTGGGGTTTTATTCTGGGGTTACgggctgccccatctccctctgagACTCACTGTCTTAGGACAGACGGATGCCAGAACTACAGCCACTCACCTGTTCTTTCCCCTACCTCTTCCCCCCAAAGCCTGTTGGCTGCCAGTTTTCTCTGCTCCACAATCCCACTACAGGAACATGGTTCCTCTGGCCAGTGGCAGGCAGTTAGTTGTTCCTTCCCAAGAGAACCCCAGACCCtgcattcccagtttacagaggacTGATCTTCCAGTCCCCACCAAAATCTCAAACCCCATGTTGGGGCCAGTCAGCCCAGCCATGTGGGTGGCACTCCAGGCTCTGCTGGCTCAGGCAGTTGGCCCAGGGCGGGGCCTTCTCTCCCAGCCAAGCTGGTTCACTCAGgtgggtggcagggccaggaagcaCTAGGGCAGTAGCTGGGTTCTCCAGGCCTCCTAATAAAAACCACAGAAAGATAAGCTAGAGCTCAGGCTGGGACAAGAcaaccatgatccctgcccaatcaACGGCATCTATGGAGTGGCTAACCAAGTGCAGCGCTAAGCCCTGCCCCCTCTGCTCTTTGCCTCCCTCTGGTTAAGGTGTTGAGTGGTCCCAACAAATGCTGCAATGATGGTACCCCCAATGAGGGACTCGAGAGAGTCCCCAGGGTCCACAGGCCCAATGGTACATGCATGACACCACAAACACATGATCCACCCCTCCACCTTGCCGAGCAGTGAGGTGGGGGTTCGTTGAGGGGTCAGGCCAGGAATATCTGGCCACACCCAGATTTTCAGCTCATCTGCCAAGGTGGCCATTGCCCGGGGGCCCAGGAGGAAGAGCATACCGATGGAAGACATGCATGGTCTTTGAGAGGCGACTGATTGTTCCCCTGCTCTACTTGGGTCCTAAAGGGAGAACCTGGGCTCTCCACCACCCCACACATATCTCAAGGCAACTCAGGAACCTGAACAAGAGCTGGGATGCAAGGAGCTGAgcaatgattatgattattaatatgccaagcacgtagtaagcactagggaggatacacaataaccaggccggacacagtccctgccccacaggctaagtaggagggagatcaggtatggaATTCCTATTTTAGGGATggagaatctgaggcccagagaagtgacacagcaggcaagtgacacatccagaattagaactcaggtcctctggctcccaggcccgggctctttactaggccacgctacttggcAGTTGGTGCAGTGGAACGAGTCTCAatcagggaggtagaggacccagattctagtcctggcctgctgggggactttgggcaagtcacttggcttcttcaCACCTCAGGtacccttatctgcaaaatggaataaTAATCCCTGCCTTTCCCTATCTCAACAGGGACGATGCAAGGACAGGGTGGAAAGAAAAGTGCTGTTTAAAATCAAGGTTAATTTTTCCACCgacggtgagtcccacgggggacagggactgtgtttctgGATGATgatcgtgtatctatcccagcgctcagcagATAGTAcatgctgaaaaaataccacaggtattattatataAGCAGGGAGCCTGATACAAAAACAGTTACTGGAACGGGCAGCCCAGAGTTGAGTAGAAAGGTAAAACTACCCCTTGCCAGGGCACGCTACTGGAAGtgggcgggggggcagggagcggtgatgaatgaaaaggagagaggaaagcctCAGGTTTAAATCCCTTCCTGGGTGAGGCCCTTTGACTCAGAGGGGCTTGGGAAACTGCTTTCTATGCAAAGATTCCCCTGCAAGGCATgaaggagggtgggagaacagggcagGCAGAAGGGGTAACTACCTGGTTGAGAGGAGGCATTGTTGGCACCCCAAATATAAGCGCAGGAAGCATGGGGCTGTTATGTGTCAGCTGCGCCAAAGACTGATCCAGTTGGCTCTGTGGGGAGAGCACGGTGGAGAGAATTGGGCAAGAGGTGGTACAAGGACTTGGCCCTCTCTCATGAGGCTCTAGTCCAGCAAACCAACAATGCTGCCccaccctacccccaacccctgcccccggGCTCAGATGGCTCCCCAGAGCACACGAGAGGACCCGTACCCTCCCTGTCTGGGGCAGCCTACACCCAGGCCACCCTGCTCTCCTTTCCTGGACACCCTCCACTACAGGTGGGACTGTAGCACTGTCATGAGGAGACAAGTCCTGGTAGATGCCCATCAGGCCAAGGGCAGCAGGCAACATGCAAAgtggcaggaaggggaaggactGGACCCAAGGCAAGCTCCCTTGACCCCAGAGAAAACTGGAAACTCCGAGCCTCAGGAGAAGAGAGTGTggcccttactcccaggcccccacaGAACCCAGACGAGAGTCCTGCCTCTAAGGAAGTTTTGCCAACAGCTGCCTCTGACTACCATCTGGCCCAAAGGAAGCTCTCCCCGCTCACCACCCCACTGGTGGACCACATACATGCTCGGCAGTCCTAGACGTCAAAACTCGCAAAGCCCATTCTCAGCCGACCCATTCAATCTTCCCATCCTGGTTACATTTCCCATTTCACCAGTGAGGAAGCcaaatcacgtggggctcacttggTGAGTCAGGGACCAGAACCCCTGCAGCCTAAAGGATGGGAGCTCTGGGAGCCCgagaggagtggggtgatagGTCCCTGGCAATCTAGCCTAGAGAGAGGGCCACCAAACCCAGTCGGATGAGGCCTCAGCAGCTTGGGCCCCCGCCGCCTCCGGCCCAGGTCCTCTACAGCCAGTGACCCCATTCCACATTCCAGGAAAACACACTAATGAGAAgctggagccagggccaggaatgTGCTTATAGGATGCCAGGCTCCATAGGAGAGGGAGCCTGAAGTTAGGGTAGGATAAGGCCGCCTGCTGCAAGGCAATGGAGATAGGAATggtcttttggggcagggaataaaGGCGGAATGAAGTCACCATACAAAAATCTGCATTTACAAGCTCCTTCTTGGGCTTCAGACCAGTGGTTCTCCAAAGAATACTTTTCCGGGTCTGCTACTACAGCCACAGCACTTTATGTGGCCGCACCTTGAACAACAAGTGGTTTAAAGGTGAAGGTATCTGGGCAAATAGGTCTTAATAAACCTAATAAACTACGTGAAAAAAGGAAATGGACAGAACCTTTATTATCTAGATTACTTGGTCGCAGGCCAAAACCACGTTATCTGGCAGATGCCCCTGAGAACCACTGCTCTAGGCAGGGGAGCAACAGCCATTCCCCACTCTCACCCCAAGTTCCCCTCAATTGCTGCCTCCCAATCAGCAGCTCATGCCCCACCAAAGTTGGTCAGCTACGAGGCCTTTCCAATCTTCTCCTCCAGCATAGGTGCGGCGCCTAAGTCCCTCTGTCTGACTGACCCCCAACAGCACCACTGGGGCTGCTATCCCTGCTTCATGAATTGCCCTCCCACCCACTCCCAGTGGCCTTCCTGTAGGCAAGTCCTGAGAGCCTGCAAGTAACTTAAGGCCCtccgagggggggtggggggctgggttgACTTTCCTTTAACcgggagcgatggggaggttatGTGATGGCTGAGGAAATGGGTCTTCCCCAATTTCatgctccctttccttcccccaaatGACCCTGCCGCTAGGGCAATGCTGGGAAAAATGCAATCCTGTCCATTTGACTGCACCCCATGACAGGAGAAtctgagggagggggcaaggaggaacCTTCCCTAACTTGATAGAATCCCTTTTGGGAGCTTTTAAGAACAGATATCCTCTGGGGTCTAGATTTTATGCACGTTTTaatttggggagagggagaagtataGAAACAAAAATGGAATCATGAAGAGATGCCCTCTCAAATCTGTGTTCACATAAAATAGAAAACCACTTGATCATTTGTAAAAAGGAACTGGCGACAAATAAGATTAAAAATAActgatccccacccccacccccggaaaaaaaaaaaacttcaaatcACAGACACATCCAGATTGGCTTTCTAGTGAGCTATGTCCTGATCCCAACCAAAGAATTACACCAGACACACAGCAGTCTTACAGCTTCAGCGACCAGCAATGTTCAAAATAAAGGAATGAGATGGAACAAgttgttaaaaaaataaaatctccaCAGCCCGCGAGTCGTGGATAGATGCAAATTAAAACTTCCAACAGCACAATGTACATTCCGAGTCAGGCCCTAGAGCCAGGCCAGGCTTAATTGTTATCCTCGGGGAGAACAACATCTGTACATCTGGCCAGGACCCCCCCGCCctgaattctcctcctcctcctcctcccctggaccACTCTTCTCCTTCCTTGTTCACCCTGCCCAAGATCTGGGGGCCCCAGGAGAAACTGGAGGGATAGTGTTTGTGAGGGGGAAAACCAGAGAGACAGGGACCTTAAAATACATTAAGATTTGTttgaaaaataaaaggaatatacttcaatattacactttctttttttttaaaaaaggcattcCAAAAAGTATGTACACACAGGGGGAGTGGGGAATGAGTTGAGGACATGGGGCGGGACTGCCTGACCGACCAACCCCAGCCCTGCTGcaggaggggaagatggggatgaaggctcTCCAGCCCTCCAACACTGACCATCTGCACCCACCAATCAATGAGTACCAAGTGGACCCCACCTTTTTGCCCCCAAatagtgttttggttttttggttgtttgttTTGTTAAAAATTCATTCAAGTCATTAGCCAGGTCTCTTCCCATCCGCCCCACCCCACCTATCCACTTCTCCCCAGTCTGTGTCCCAGCTCACTGTTGCGCACCTGCAGACAGGAAAAAAAGAGCTTTGCACCGAGCATGATTGAGGAATCTCACTAACTAGAAACAAGGATGCAATGCTTTCCTTCCCGCAATCCTAGCTTCCTCCTCACTTCCCAACTCAGGGCTTCTTCAGAGAAGGCTGAGGATGAACAGGCAAGAACCCAAACTGGAAAGCTCCATCATGCAAAAGCCACAGGGGGAAGGGCCAGGTAACAGTACCGGGGAGGACAGAGGAGCTGAGCAACTCCCACAAGAAGCCCCTGGATCCGGGTGGAGTGGAAAGGGAGCAACTGTTTCCGGGAAGGGCTTTGAGGGCACAAGGCACAGCTCTGACCCTGCTCCTTCCCAGGGTATGCTCCACCACAGCCACCCTTGCCTTGGGATGGATTTTACAAAAAATAATGTAAAAGGAGAGCCATGACAATCTCTCATTTGCTCTCCTTTTCCCAGGAGGTCAGCTGGTTCTGTCCTTTTCTTGTGTGGAGATAATTTCTATATCTATAGAGCTGGGTCCTCTCTCatccatgagagagagagaaagagagaaagagagagagagagagagcacgtgATCAAGCACAAGAGCAAGGGTGTCTTTAGAGTTTCGAACCTGCCGATGTAGTctctttttgctttttttcccgCCTCCCTCACAGCCACCTTCAGCTCCAGACTAGGAAAGctgagagggaacagaggcagagtCGAGGGAGAAGATCAGGGGGATCAGGGAGCCCCACAGAGTGAAAGTGCTCTCCCAATTCACCTAACGAGGTGTCAACCTCGGTTTCTGACCTATCAGCTCTCTTTCACCCTGGGAAAGAGAGTttggaaggaaaaagaagggcTTAGGGCTGCTGTGTGGGAACTCGGTGATGGGAGGAAGGGGCGGGCACGGAAGActctaaaaaaattaaaaagaaagttAAAGACGGGTGACACTCGCCAAAGGGTAGCGTGAGATGGAAGAGTAGGGGAGCGGGGCCAGGCCGGGAGGGGGAGATTACTGGAGGCCTTCTGCAGAGGTGCCGGCGTCTCCGTCGTGGCTGCCCGTCTCGAAGCCATGCTCCACGCCCATGATATCCGGCTCCATCTCTCCAGTGTCGTTGATGAAAGTCGTATACGTGTCACCCTTGGCCATCATCAGTTTCAACTTGGGGATCCAGCTCTTGCGCACAACCCGACGGGCGTTGGTGCACATATCAGCCGCGATGGCATTCATCTCACTTTCCTTGAAGTTTGGGGCAAAGTTCTGGCAGTAGACtggtggagtgggaggaagggaagtgtTGAGTACCCAGGCCAGCTCTCTGCCTGGCCTCCCCACTCACTCAAGCCCCAGTCCCTTCAAAAAGGGGGGGTTGGGGGTCCCttggcagagagagggggagcgCCTGGCCTAAGACCACACGGGCAGTCAGCAGGGAAAGGTTTTTCCCTCCAGTGGGGCTTTTCCCAGTGCCACAAAAGCCCCCTACCAGCCccaggacattccctgcccccaactacTTACACTTAACAGCATGCAGTACTCTGCTGTCCAAGGGCTTCCGGCTGGGGTCATTGGTGGAGGAGCGGATGCCAGTGCCACAGCTGTTGGCCAGGGTGTTCCTGGAAGGGTGGGtgtgggaggagggacagagggaggaacaTCAGAAGCCTGAATTCCTGGGGCCTTAACCCCCAAGGTGTATGTGTTTGTGGgtaggggctggagggggtggggaggctgaGAAACGGTCCCCGCCCAGGAGCTTGCTGGGCTCACCCAAGAGTCGGGTCTCAACCCCCTCCCCCGCCAAAGTGGGGTGCCCGGAAGCGAGAGGAGgatgactggggagagacagttacggggaagagaagggaaaagccGACTCCTGCCGGGCCTCACCGATCGAAGAAGGATGCAAGGAGCCGCCGGAGTAACACTTTATGCCGTGTGCCTGCACTGACGTGACAATTCATGAGCTGGGCCCGGGTGATGTACACGTTGGTGcctaggaggggagaggagcagaatgAGCGGAGGCCAGTCCGCCCCCTCTGTTGACATCCCCCTCAGCGCACAGGGAATCAGGAGGGAGGCAGCTGGATtcggggtgggggacagggaaaggaaggggccCCAGCAATATGTGGTGGGGCAGTCTTGTCCCCTACAATGAGAAAGAAAGTGCCTGGGCCAGGCCTTTCCTCCTGGGTCTGCCTAAAGGGGTTCCTGAGGACCCCAGGGTGGCCAGTCATCCATCCATGCCACGCCAGGCCAGATATCTTCAAGCCCTTTCCCCTGGGACTTTCTCCCCATTagacaaatggagaaactgaagctcagagaaggaagaaaagagagaaagggagagagactgtgtgtgtgtgtgtgtgtgtgtgtgtgcgcgcgcgcatgcgtgtgtgtgtccaCTGCAGGGTCACACCGCATCAACGTCAGCAGCAGCAGCTAAGACTACTGGCAACCAGCTCTCAATTACCCACAGCAATGGGAGCAGAGAGAATTTGGTTAGGTGAGAGCCAAAGAGAATCCAAAACTTTCTTTTGGCCTCAAGTTCCAACCTTCTCCCCGACTGGACTTTGAGCAGAACTGCTCCAGGAGCCAAACTGGCCGGTATAGCATTTCGCTTTCTTgcccctccccggcccacccTCGGAGAGCCACAAGATGGCTCGAAGGCCGCGGGGCCTCAGGACGACGATCGACCAACTGAGTGATCAGTCCCGGAATAGTGGTTGGCTTAGCCAAGACAGAGGCCGAAAGGGAACTCAAAGAGTCTTGCCTCCCGGGCCCCAGGCCCTCCCCAAGGCCCAGAGGGCCCATCCCTAGGTCAGGCCTACCCCTACCTGTCACGAGCTCCAGTTTCTCAGCGGGGTCACCCTCGTCGTACAGCTTGGGGTGGCAGCGGTTGCCAATCTGGTTGATGAGCTCGGCCGGCAGCGAGGCCAAGTCCTGCCGCACTCGGATGCGGTTGCGGGACTCAGAGGCCACTTGCTCCGGCAGGGCCTCCACCTTCTCAgctggtgggagagggggaaggagcaggTGAGCAGCAGGGTGGGGGGAGCCTACACCAggctgaggaaggggggggggagacggagCGCCCATTCCCACCAAAAATCCGGGCCAACGGGCCGAGACTTCCCCACTGGCCAGGCCAGTCTGGGGGAGACAGCTCAAGGTCCCCCCAACGAAGGCCCGGAAGACTCGGGTCTCCTACCTTCCAATAAGCTTCCTGCTAGCCCTGGCCATCTGGCTCCACTGGAAGCCCAGATCTCCAATCCGCCTCCACAGAGGCCCAGGGGCTCCTGGATTTGGGGCACCGTCAGCTGGtgacccctcctcctcaccccatcccTGGGGTAATGCTCACCTGTCTGGCCTACATTCATCATGCTGTACATGGTGTACATGTTGCATATCTGTCGGTACTGCTCATCAGAGCCCTCCTCCCCtgcgtcctcctcctcatcctcctcgttgTGGTAGGAGCTGGGGCTGTCACTGGTGTAGGCGCTGGATGTTCCAGGGCTGGTCCGGTCTGACGTGCTGGGCCCGCTCACCACGCCtgcccctcccaccgccccctgctgctgctgcggggGTGGCGGCTGCTGCTGCGGTTGCTGCTGCggttgctgctgttgttgctgctgctgctgctgccggttCCCTCCCAGGTCCTGACTGGAGAACTTGGCTATTTTGCGGCTGCCGTTGCTGTTGCCGCCGCCGCCCTCCTTCTGGCCACTGTCCCACAGCCGCTTGGCCACCGGCGTGCACTGGACCGAGTCTGACTCCTGCTGTTCCGTCTTGACCCGGGACACCAGGGGCAGGGGAGTATTGCAGGCAGGCCAGGTGGAGGTCTGAGCcactgggctctggggctccgaTGACGGCGTCTCCTCGGCGTGCAGCCCCTGCGAGTCACAGCTGGGTGAGCTCACCTTGAGAAAGAACTCGGTCCCCTTCTCCATGATCTCCTGGATCTGGAGGAAGCCGGCCGTGTACATGAGAAGAAACTGGTCCCCCACATTCATGCTCAGCCGCCCCGTGTAACAGAAACTGAGGATCTGCTGGAAGGACTGGGGCTGCACAGCGGCCGGCAGTTCCACCACTGCACTCTTACTGTTGTTGAAAAGGTCCCGGAAGTAGGAGCTGCTGGCAGCCAGCACGGCACGGTGGGCCTTGAAGGCATGGCCCTTCACCACCACCGACACATCACAGTAAAGGCCCTGCAGCCGCTGTTCATTGAGGCACTCGAGGATGCTGTTGCCAAAGTTGGGGATCTCCATCTGCAGGGTCTGAGCCATGGTGGCTGTGCTGtctgcagaggggcagggggagggggttgtgggaaagagaaaaggagaaaggaagagttcaagtcgggggggggggggggggaggaagagagagtgaagAAAGCAGCCTTACAACCGggatcccctgccctccctccctgccacccagaGCCTCTGCTCCGCACGTCCCCCACGTCTGTGGGGCTGTGAGAAACTCAAGCTGCGGCAGCAGGAGGCCTTCACTGGTTTTTGAACACTGGGATGGCTCTGGTTGTGGCTGGACTCTGGATGATCTGGGCGGCGGTACGCCCCCTTTACTGCCAGATCTGTTGGGCTCAAGTCctgctcaaagccctactgaaatcacctctcctccaagaagccttccctgattaacctctcctcagcctattctccctcccttgtcACCTAGGCGCTTGGGTctgtaccacttaagcacttccatactcaccccaacccaacagtacttacgtacatctccttgcactctgccactttccctatTTTACCATCAGTCTtccttcccccactagactgtaagctccttgagggcagggatcgcacctaccaactctgttgtactgtactccccgccaattgtcagctgtgtgaccttgggcaagtcacttcacttctctgggcctcagttccctcatctttaaaatggggattaagactgtg
This sequence is a window from Tachyglossus aculeatus isolate mTacAcu1 chromosome X2, mTacAcu1.pri, whole genome shotgun sequence. Protein-coding genes within it:
- the NACC1 gene encoding nucleus accumbens-associated protein 1 produces the protein MAQTLQMEIPNFGNSILECLNEQRLQGLYCDVSVVVKGHAFKAHRAVLAASSSYFRDLFNNSKSAVVELPAAVQPQSFQQILSFCYTGRLSMNVGDQFLLMYTAGFLQIQEIMEKGTEFFLKVSSPSCDSQGLHAEETPSSEPQSPVAQTSTWPACNTPLPLVSRVKTEQQESDSVQCTPVAKRLWDSGQKEGGGGNSNGSRKIAKFSSQDLGGNRQQQQQQQQQQPQQQPQQQPPPPQQQQGAVGGAGVVSGPSTSDRTSPGTSSAYTSDSPSSYHNEEDEEEDAGEEGSDEQYRQICNMYTMYSMMNVGQTAEKVEALPEQVASESRNRIRVRQDLASLPAELINQIGNRCHPKLYDEGDPAEKLELVTGTNVYITRAQLMNCHVSAGTRHKVLLRRLLASFFDRNTLANSCGTGIRSSTNDPSRKPLDSRVLHAVKFYCQNFAPNFKESEMNAIAADMCTNARRVVRKSWIPKLKLMMAKGDTYTTFINDTGEMEPDIMGVEHGFETGSHDGDAGTSAEGLQ